One Ostrea edulis chromosome 6, xbOstEdul1.1, whole genome shotgun sequence genomic window, aattttttgGGGACCGCCATCTCCTTTTTGGGACAGGAAATCCTTTAAACCTGCATCTTTTTCTGCAGTGGTGGACAAAGGATAGCACAAGTAAAAAATGGTTTAAAACTTACATGAAAGGgggagataacgaacattgatcaatctcaaaactcctataagcaatacaaaatagagagttgggcaaacagatccctgtgggaccaggtgccccggaggagtaagcatcccctgttgaccggtcacacccgccgtgaaccctatatcttgatcaggtaaacggagttatccgtagtcaaaatcagtgtgccaaaaacggcctaacaatgtACGACTTGCAATTTGCTTCATGCCATCAGTATCTGAAACTTTATCAAAATGGATCGGTCCACCAGAATTTCAAAGCATCTCATCTGGAGTATGATTTCCCCATCGGAGGTGTAATACAAATTCTCaatcattttatatgatttatttggtAAATGTTAAAGGTATTTTTGTCAAAAAGAAATTGCGTTGTGATCCGATACGAATATCCAATAAAACTCGTCCGGAAGACTCAGATAGACGTTCTCACGGaaccctgggtataccagaggtgggatcaggtgcctaggagttcTTATCTCCTGTTCACTGGTTACACCTGACGTAAGCCCTCtcttttgatcaggtaaactatGTAATCCGTTGTAAATCTCAGTATGTTATCAATGACTTAatgattggtatgaaacacgcaaGATCATTCAacctaacgacaggttgtatttgcaaataatatCATCATATgaaccatagaatttacgaaatacTGATttcaaatgagactgttgaaacccctgtatcatcaatttATTCGTCAGTAGCTTAGAGTATCGCCATTATAGaaacaaaatatctaaatatatcgCAGAATCGTGTTTTGTTTATTCAATGAAAGCACCTCCAGCTGTTCAGACCAAACACGCCAGTGATGATATTGAATCCTCCCGAGAACCCAGATCCCGAGTTACCATTCACATGTCCACTGACTCGTACTCTACCGATGTTAATGGATCCAGTGAGGCTTCCAACCCAACCCGAGTTTATATTGTgcgaggtgaagataacgaacagtgatcaatctcataagtcctacaagcaatacaaaatatatagttgggcaaacacggacccctggacacaccagaggtgggatcaggtgcctaggaggagtaagcatcccctgttgaccggtcacacccgccgtgagccccatatcctgatcaggtaaacggagttatccgcagtcaaaatcagtgtaccaagaacggcttaacaatcggtatgaaacacgtcagacagcatttgacccaatgcgaggttgtattgacgaactagattatcACAAAGTGAACCCGAAGTAGTATGAAGGGTTTCACTTGCACTTCCGTTAACACTATTAGGACGTGGAGATATACTACCACTTAAGGAAGCCGATCCCATGTTTAGAGTCCCAATTAGGACAACACTAGCACTTGTTAGACTTATCGTTAAAAGGAACGGCCAAGGTCCCAGCTAATTTGCTGATGACCAGCATTAATGTTGGCATTAATGTACCAGATCGTACTTTTAATGATCCACTAGCTCTGCTTTGAACATTACCAAGCTCAATAGCAATATTGGTGAGAGATCCAATATGAAAATTAGTATTAGCATTACCATTAATTCCTCTAAAGCCAGCATCAAAATTTCCACAGACTGAACTAGGTCCTATATTCAGTGTATCACTTGCACCTCCACTTAAACCTTTTAGTAACGCCACCAATTAAACTTCCTTCACTACTGCGTACGGATCTACCCACAACAAACTGACTACATTTGGTCCAACATTAATGTTACTCTGAAAAGTACCAGACCCTACCACTACCACAGACGCTAATACCATCTTCTCCAACATTGACATGATCACTTAAGTAACCAGGTTCCCTCTTCAATTTTGCACCTGCACACCGTTGAGACCATGTTAAGATTGCCTACCAACAGAATGGTTTCCTGCTGCGACGTTTTTATTTCCAGAAACCCaatttttcattaacatttacgCTTCCAAACAACAGCCTttttgatactgtataaaaaatcaaaatgtcaagaaaatatttttgtagaagAAATCACATGCAACGTTCAACTGAATATGAATTAGATAGATAtaattggggttttttttgttttcgatacttacaaaatttcaaatctcCACATTCGTCCTTGATTACACTCATACTCATATACTCTAGCAAGATATTCTTCTACATTAACTGAAGCTGAAGGAAAATATTCACAATCACAGGTCAAACCAAATTTTAAACGTGTTCATGAAATGCTATTCTCTTGTTTTCTTTTAGGTTGGAATTATATGCATGTGAAAATGTTTGCACTTTTCCATTTAATCTGTTCTTTCATATAGAAGAATTAACTTGAGGTCAAGCCCTGAAATCTTAATCAGTCGAAAGATAAGAGGAGTACGGTATTAGTCTTatcatgtgtatgtatataagTATTAAAGTGTTCAAATACGATCAGGTTAAGTACTGTCATGGATATTATTTTAGATATCTTTATTATGTATCTGCAATATATTTCAAGTGATTCGGTTATCTTTATTACTCATCGAAGATATATATGAACCGATATGTGTTTTCACCAATGAAACAATCGATCACTATAATCCTAGTATCATTTTTATGTTCTTTATCATAGGAAATGATTTACCAAGATACATCTCAAAACCAGCTTGTATATAACGGCTGTAGACTATATAATAGCAAAAGGTTATTCCATATGGGTACGATTTCCCAACTTACATCTTTCCATGCTGGTTTCCAGTTGGAAAAACGGAACCCAAATGTTCTTAGTATGATCAATATATAAACCGAGGCAAAATACTGACATGTAAGTATGTGTTAAGTTTTAACAttccgtttaaagtaagcatttcgtgAATCCTATGGATATTATAATGatgaagaggtgaagataacgaacagtgatgaatctcatagtttcataggaatacaaaatagagagttggacaaatacggacccctttatataccagaagtgagattaggtgcctaggaggagtaagcgtccatTTCCGTTAGGttaaatgctatctgacgtgtttaatacaaaaatgtaccaattgtcaggccgttctttatattcatctttattttagatattacgtttacctgatcaagaaaggtgtgaccggtcaacaaggaaTATTTACTTCTCGAATTACGTTTACGGAATATTTACTTCTCGaagacacttgatcccacccctggAGTTTCCAGGGTTCTGTGATTGCTCTACTCCTTATGTTGTATTATCtataggatttataagattCAATCACTGTTCACTTAttccatgtacatatgtaaacgTTTCAGATCtggaaaaagaaaatcatctgatgcaaggtgaagataacgaacagtgatcaatctcataactcctacaagcaatacaaaatatatagttgggcaaatacggacccctggacacaccagaggtgggatcaggtgcctaggaggagtaagcatcccctgttgaccggtcacacccaccgtgagccccatatcctgatgtggtttttcatttaattaatatttcaaataaagggaTATCATATCGCATTTTTATACAATATACTTCTCATGAGCTTTGGTTTGAGCACAATCCGATGAAAGGACAAataatatcaattattatatgattgaataattcctaactctctaattggctgagatccaaaaatgtagaaatcatactacgttaaGTTTACCTccacgtgaccttccaggtgaacataaggaattaattttttcacataggaccaaaaataggtcgtgAACTTCCAACTTGATGCGATcgattatatttatttttgccgtccaatgaaattccgcgtttctcactgggttcggctaagaaacttacaattaaagcaaaaaacaatcttgaagggttttttaatcatttaagcatataataaaacaaaattgctgtttttgaggtcaatacgatgatttagccacctttaaagtacaatattcaccttgCCCTTCGgactcggtgaatattgtactcctcaggtgtataaatcatcgtattgacctcaaaaacatcaataattgtataatgttttcTACAATGTAATATGAGAAGAGAAACTTATTCTTTgaataacaaataataaaaacatatatttgcAGACGAAATTGTAAGAACGGGTCTTATTCTGAGTGCAAAAACACATATCTACAATTCTAACTCGCTATGTTACGtttttctattccatagaatttctttcacaaatatttcttgttttctaAAAATGTATACCTTCACTTGACGCTGGAAAACCAAAAAATATATTACCTGTAAGTAACGCAACATTTCATTGGTCGACACAATATTTTTCACATTAGTCACCTTTTCATTGGAGGGTATGATTTTGCTCAGTTAGCAACATTTCCGCATTCCTAATTTcatatcattatttcatattaGAGTATCATCAATTATTATAACAATGATATATTAAATAAactgataaaaatgaaataagaaaataCATCTCGgttattcttttaaaaagtttattttgaaaaatgaatacACAAAAACAGCGAGACAAGCGGAACACCGAGCCTAATAACCTGTAAAGAATATTTGTAGTATATATTGACTGATACGGtaatacaaaaaaaacaaaaacattcctATTAATAAAGTGAACAGGATGGCGGATCTAAAACTAGCATGCTAGTGGAATGCTAGTTTTAGATCCGCCATCCTGTTcactttatatatacatgtatgtatatatatatatatatatatatatatatatatatatatatatatattggtcgAGTTTACGTTGTAAAGTGtgtacatgaaaggcgaagataacgtacagtgatcattcccataactcctataagcaatacaaaatagatagttggacaaacacggatccctggatacgTCAGAGGTGCGATCAtaagcctaggaggagtaagcatcctctgtcgaccgatcacacccgccgtgagccctatattctgatcaggtaaacggagttatccgtagtcaaaagcagtgtgccaagaacggcctaacaatcggtatgaagcacgtcagacagcatatgacccaatgataggttgtattgacgaactagatcgttataataacgaccatagaatttgcgaactgATGACTTCAAtggagaatatatatatatatatatatatatatatatatatatatatatatatatatatatataaatcccgtggggatccgggttagaataggtcctcagtaccccttgcttgtcgtaagaagaaactaaatggggcggtccttcggatgacaccgcaaaaaccgaggtcctgtgtcacagcaggtgtggcacgataaagatccctccctgctcaatagccataagcgccgagcatagacctaaattttacagcccttcacctgcagtggtgacgtctccatatgagtgaaatattctcgagagggacgataaacaatatttaatcaatcaatatatatatataagaactGAGTGGATTACAACACTTACCGCTTACATACAGACTATAGGCTTTACCCAGTCTTTGCCATTTGTTGAAGGAAAGCTTCTGTCCCAACTGCAATGAAATAAAGATATGGAACAATTCTTTTAGTTAATGATAAATACGTTCAGGCATTGTGTAAAAGTATTACTCAGGGGAGCAAACTTAGTAAAATTGGAGAGTGAGATATGCATGCATGATAAAACCACGCATACCTTGCTGATTGAAGGTCATAGGATTAAATCCAGTGGGGCCTGAAATACAATTGATCAAAGATACTCATgaaagttttaaaacaaaacatttatgaAAAATGGTAATAAGAGTTTATAGGAATGCATTTCCAAGACACACTCACTGCTTTGTGAAGAACCACTCTGCATGTTCTGCAACATTTGCATAAAAGCCTTTGGTCCTTGTATCATAGCCTGGTTAAAGGATGACATAAAAGACATTGGATCACCGCCAGAGCCACTGGTGGATGAGGATGAGCTTCCGGAACTGGACACACTGGAGGATGAGGATGAGCTTCCGGAACTAGACCCACTGGAGGAAGACGACGAACTTCCGGAACTAGACCCACTGGAGGAAGACGACGAACTTCCGGAACTAGACCCACTGGATGAAGAGCCACCTGTAACACCTCCCTGCACACTCCCAGATACACTTTGACCTCCCACATTAGCAGAACCACTTAAGCTTCCAGACATGCCACCAGAACCACCACTAATTTGTCCACTTAGCGATCCGATTCCTGTATTTAGTGAACCCGTGGCCCCTCCGCTTACTCCACCAGGTCCAGCATTAACATTTCCTGAAAGACTAGCACCACCAACATTCACATTTCCGGTGGCACCCCCAGAAACACCACTTGAATCGACGTTTAGGCTACCACCTATATTTCCAAGCGAACCAAGACTTGCACCTCCAGTAGCTGACCCGGTTACTTTTCCATTTTGATCCACTGAAACTTTTCCATCAACACTAAGTGGACCAATACCTGCATGACCTTCTACTCCAGTTGATACATGACCACTAGAGTCAACATCAACCCCAACCGAGGCATGAGCGAGAGGACCCAGGTTTACACCAACGCTGCCGCCTCCACTGACACCCCCATCTTTATCAACATTAACATGACCTCCAACCTCAACTCCGTCAATTGTAACTGAACCACCACCACCTCCACTGACTTTTCCGTGATCTACATCAATATTACCGTTTAAACTTCCTACCATTGGAACGTTGACGTCTCCGCTAGCGCTCACGTGACCATCAGTGCCAACAGAAGCGCTAGCTCCACCTAGTGGTGTGTTGATATTGCCCGATACGCCATCTTTACCGACGCTAGCCCCACCAGCAACAGTATCTACCGAGACTCCACTAGGTCCCACTTTTGCGCCCCCAACAACTGTGTCGACTCCAACGCCGTCTTTTCCAACGCTTGCGCTTCCTACAGCTGTATCAACTTTAAGTCCATCAGAACCAATGTTTACGTCAAGAACGTGAGGAATTagaaatcttctgtcaaaactAAATTCTGTTGACAAAACAATAGATTCAGTTTAGAAAAATGTCCAACAGCGATTTTATCACAGTAAAGACCCGTAAATAACGATAATCATCAGAATGAAAGACGACGAATCTAATTCTCAGTTGTTTTTATGTCTAAACCAAATTTTTCATTCACACATTCAcattcacatggagacgtcaccaatttTCGGTGTGGTGCCACAAAATTTGACCTAAGCATGCTACTCTGAAAATTCtaatatccgaaagacctgtcgCTTTCGCTTCTAAGCCGGACGCCcggcgaaggaacagtcactacctatgttaaacatcaTAGGTTTGATGTGGCGATGGGTTCAAAAATTGAACACAGGGCTCAGTGACGGATCCAGAGTAGGGGTTCCGGGGGTTTGACCCCTTTGAGGATGGAaccccctttgaaaaccaaattAATGGTAAGATCCCCCTcctttcacaaattcctggatccgcccttgggGCTTCACAGTTGCTAAGCCGATCCCCAAATCACTAAGTCCCGACCGGCGTATAACTACCAGATAGTGATTCCGCGCGAAATTAGCATTGAATTGATATAACAAATAGGTTTagtaaaatgtacaattagGTACACAACATACATTGACAGCAGTGCTACTAACTGCAGATCCAATACCTTTCACAGTAGACAAACAGTCCTCTCCAAATCTCCATTCAACTCCTTCCAATGAATTTCCGTGCAAAATGTGCTCGTCTAATCTGTTACACTCCTCGATGTGAAATTGCTCTAGTAAAGCGGACAATATCATACTTAGTGAATACTGGTGAAAATTAAAAGATACATTGTAAAATGACAAACTTGTTTAAGTTACCACTCATCATGTTGAACAAATCACAGGAATAAAATGCATCCGTTAAATTTTGATGAAAGAAACATGGTCACCATAGTAACGATACTTAAACACATGAAATATGTAACATTTTCCCCTTAAAGTGTACGTGTgtgtgatcgatctcataaagAATATACGGATCCCTTggcacaccaaagg contains:
- the LOC125646729 gene encoding uncharacterized transmembrane protein DDB_G0289901-like, with the protein product MLAPVVSLLSLLSLCRAEFEIACVCTVQKTEQFHIEECNRLDEHILHGNSLEGVEWRFGEDCLSTVKEFSFDRRFLIPHVLDVNIGSDGLKVDTAVGSASVGKDGVGVDTVVGGAKVGPSGVSVDTVAGGASVGKDGVSGNINTPLGGASASVGTDGHVSASGDVNVPMVGSLNGNIDVDHGKVSGGGGGSVTIDGVEVGGHVNVDKDGGVSGGGSVGVNLGPLAHASVGVDVDSSGHVSTGVEGHAGIGPLSVDGKVSVDQNGKVTGSATGGASLGSLGNIGGSLNVDSSGVSGGATGNVNVGGASLSGNVNAGPGGVSGGATGSLNTGIGSLSGQISGGSGGMSGSLSGSANVGGQSVSGSVQGGVTGGSSSSGSSSGSSSSSSSGSSSGSSSSSSSGSSSGSSSSSSSVSSSGSSSSSTSGSGGDPMSFMSSFNQAMIQGPKAFMQMLQNMQSGSSQSSPTGFNPMTFNQQVGTEAFLQQMAKTG